A single genomic interval of Burkholderia cepacia ATCC 25416 harbors:
- a CDS encoding glutathione S-transferase family protein encodes MKLIGMLDSPFVRRVAISAKLLDLPFEHESLSVFRHIEQFRAINPVVKAPTLVTDDGATLMDSSLIVDYLDHRVAPARRLLPEDAAARLNTLVPVGFALAAAEKSVQVVYEQALRPADKQHAPWLERVLSQIEGAYGALEPLVAAANGWFGGARLLQSDVTVAVAWRFTQFMAADYPVLARIDPARYPALAAHSARAEALPAFVETPLA; translated from the coding sequence ATGAAGCTGATCGGCATGCTGGATTCCCCGTTCGTGCGCCGTGTCGCCATTTCGGCGAAGCTGCTCGACCTCCCGTTCGAACACGAGTCGCTCTCGGTGTTCCGTCATATCGAGCAGTTCAGGGCGATCAATCCGGTCGTCAAGGCGCCGACGCTCGTGACCGACGACGGTGCGACGCTGATGGATTCGTCGCTGATCGTCGATTATCTCGATCATCGGGTCGCGCCCGCGCGGCGGCTGCTGCCCGAGGATGCCGCCGCGCGCCTGAACACGCTCGTGCCGGTCGGTTTCGCGCTGGCAGCTGCCGAGAAGAGCGTGCAGGTCGTCTACGAGCAGGCGCTGCGTCCGGCCGACAAGCAGCACGCGCCGTGGCTCGAGCGCGTGCTGAGCCAGATCGAGGGCGCATACGGTGCACTGGAGCCGCTCGTCGCCGCCGCGAACGGCTGGTTCGGCGGCGCGCGCCTGCTGCAGTCCGACGTGACGGTGGCGGTCGCATGGCGCTTCACGCAGTTCATGGCGGCCGACTACCCGGTACTCGCGCGGATCGATCCGGCCCGTTATCCGGCGCTCGCCGCGCATTCCGCGCGGGCGGAAGCGCTGCCGGCCTTCGTCGAAACGCCGCTTGCGTAG
- the proP gene encoding glycine betaine/L-proline transporter ProP encodes MTLTATHVSPTAASSSASSSGEAPLVADDITVVDQSLLKRAVSAMAIGNAMEWFDFGVYSYIAVTLGKVFFPSSSPSAQLLATFGTFAAAFLVRPLGGMVFGPLGDRIGRQRVLAATMIMMAVGTFAIGLIPSYASIGIMAPVLLLVARLVQGFSTGGEYGGAATFIAEFSTDKRRGFMGSFLEFGTLIGYVMGAGVVALLTASLSQEALLSWGWRVPFLIAGPLGLIGLYIRMKLEETPAFKRQAEEREAQDKAVPKARFRETLMRNWRALLLCVGLVLIFNVTDYMVLSYLPSFMSSTLHFDESHSLVLVLIVMVLMMPLTLAAGRLSDRIGRKPVMLAGCVGLLALSIPSMMLIHAGTTASVFGGLLILGVLLSCFTGVMPSALPALFPTEIRYGALAIGFNVSVSLFGGTTPLVTAWLVDVTHNLMMPAYYMMGAAVIGIVSVVALAETARQPLKGSPPAVATRREAHQLVRQMREDDDSGMYPAVSTARA; translated from the coding sequence ATGACCTTGACCGCAACACACGTCAGCCCGACCGCTGCCTCTTCCTCCGCTTCGTCGTCCGGCGAAGCCCCGCTCGTCGCGGACGACATCACCGTCGTCGACCAGAGCCTGCTCAAGCGCGCCGTCAGCGCGATGGCCATCGGCAATGCGATGGAATGGTTCGACTTCGGCGTCTACAGCTACATCGCCGTCACGCTCGGCAAGGTGTTCTTCCCGTCCAGCAGCCCGTCCGCGCAGCTGCTCGCCACCTTCGGCACATTCGCGGCCGCCTTCCTCGTGCGCCCGCTCGGCGGCATGGTGTTCGGCCCGCTCGGCGACCGCATCGGCCGCCAGCGCGTGCTCGCCGCCACGATGATCATGATGGCCGTCGGCACCTTCGCGATCGGCCTCATTCCCAGCTACGCGTCGATCGGCATCATGGCGCCCGTGCTGCTGCTCGTCGCCCGCCTCGTGCAGGGCTTCTCGACCGGCGGCGAATACGGCGGCGCGGCCACCTTCATCGCCGAGTTCTCGACCGACAAGCGCCGCGGCTTCATGGGCAGCTTCCTCGAATTCGGCACGCTGATCGGCTATGTGATGGGTGCCGGCGTCGTCGCGCTGCTCACCGCGTCGCTGTCGCAGGAGGCGCTGCTGTCGTGGGGCTGGCGTGTGCCGTTCCTGATCGCCGGCCCGCTCGGCCTGATCGGCCTGTACATCCGGATGAAGCTCGAGGAAACGCCGGCGTTCAAGCGCCAGGCCGAGGAGCGCGAAGCGCAGGACAAGGCCGTGCCGAAGGCGCGCTTCCGCGAAACGCTGATGCGCAACTGGCGTGCGCTGCTGCTGTGCGTCGGCCTCGTGCTGATCTTCAACGTGACCGACTACATGGTGCTGTCGTACCTGCCGAGCTTCATGTCGTCGACGCTGCATTTCGACGAATCGCACAGCCTCGTGCTCGTGCTGATCGTGATGGTGCTGATGATGCCGCTGACGCTCGCCGCCGGCCGCCTGTCCGACCGGATCGGCCGCAAGCCGGTGATGCTCGCCGGCTGCGTCGGCCTGCTCGCGCTGTCGATCCCGTCGATGATGCTGATCCATGCCGGCACCACGGCATCGGTGTTCGGCGGCCTGCTGATCCTCGGCGTGCTGCTGTCGTGCTTTACCGGCGTGATGCCGTCGGCGCTGCCGGCACTGTTCCCGACCGAGATCCGCTACGGCGCGCTCGCCATCGGCTTCAACGTGTCGGTGTCGCTGTTCGGCGGCACGACGCCGCTGGTCACCGCGTGGCTCGTCGACGTCACGCACAACCTGATGATGCCCGCGTACTACATGATGGGCGCCGCCGTGATCGGCATCGTGTCGGTCGTCGCGCTCGCCGAAACCGCACGCCAGCCGCTCAAGGGCTCGCCGCCGGCCGTCGCGACGCGCCGCGAAGCCCACCAGCTCGTGCGCCAGATGCGCGAGGACGACGATTCGGGCATGTACCCTGCCGTGTCGACCGCGCGCGCCTGA
- a CDS encoding YnfA family protein — protein MTELMRVAALFAATALAEIVGCYLPWLVLKEGRPVWLLLPAALSLALFAWLLTLHPSAAGRTYAAYGGVYIAVALVWLRVVDGVALTRWDVAGAALALGGMAVIALQPRA, from the coding sequence ATGACCGAACTGATGAGGGTCGCGGCGCTGTTCGCCGCCACCGCGCTGGCCGAAATCGTCGGCTGTTACCTGCCGTGGCTCGTGCTGAAGGAGGGGCGGCCGGTGTGGCTGCTGCTGCCGGCCGCGCTGTCGCTCGCGTTGTTCGCGTGGCTGCTGACGCTGCACCCGAGTGCGGCGGGGCGCACCTATGCCGCGTACGGCGGCGTGTACATCGCGGTGGCGCTGGTCTGGCTGCGGGTGGTCGACGGCGTCGCGCTGACCCGCTGGGACGTGGCCGGCGCGGCGCTCGCGCTCGGCGGAATGGCGGTCATCGCGCTGCAGCCGCGCGCGTGA
- the dnaQ gene encoding DNA polymerase III subunit epsilon produces MRQIILDTETTGLNARTGDRLIEIGCVELLNRRLTGNNLHFYVNPERDSDPGALAVHGLTTEFLSDKPKFAEVADQIRDFVKDAELIIHNAPFDLGFLDAEFARLGLPPFTEHCGGVIDTLVQAKQMFPGKRNSLDALCDRFGISNAHRTLHGALLDSELLAEVYLAMTRGQDSLVIDMLDDAGADGGAANGQRVSLAALDLAVVAASDDELAAHQAQLDELDKSVKGTCVWRQSADAGAAETA; encoded by the coding sequence ATGCGCCAGATCATTCTCGATACCGAAACCACCGGCCTGAACGCCCGCACGGGCGACCGCCTCATCGAAATCGGCTGCGTCGAGCTGCTGAACCGGCGGCTCACCGGCAACAACCTGCACTTCTACGTGAACCCCGAGCGCGACAGCGATCCGGGCGCGCTGGCGGTGCACGGCCTCACGACCGAATTCCTCAGCGACAAGCCGAAATTCGCGGAAGTCGCCGACCAGATCCGCGACTTCGTGAAGGACGCCGAGCTGATCATCCACAATGCGCCGTTCGACCTTGGCTTTCTCGACGCGGAATTCGCGCGGCTCGGCCTGCCGCCGTTCACCGAACATTGCGGCGGCGTGATCGACACGCTCGTGCAGGCCAAGCAGATGTTCCCCGGCAAGCGCAACTCGCTCGACGCGCTGTGCGACCGCTTCGGCATCAGCAACGCGCACCGTACGCTGCACGGCGCACTGCTCGACTCGGAACTGCTCGCCGAGGTCTATCTCGCGATGACGCGCGGCCAGGACAGCCTCGTGATCGACATGCTCGACGACGCGGGTGCCGACGGCGGCGCGGCAAACGGCCAGCGCGTGTCGCTCGCCGCGCTCGACCTGGCCGTGGTGGCCGCGAGCGACGACGAGCTCGCCGCGCACCAGGCGCAGCTCGACGAGCTCGACAAGTCGGTCAAGGGCACCTGCGTATGGCGCCAGTCCGCCGACGCAGGCGCCGCCGAAACGGCCTGA
- the rnhA gene encoding ribonuclease HI — protein sequence MTIDTIDIYTDGACKGNPGPGGWGALMRYGDKEKELFGGEPNTTNNRMELMGVIAALEALKRPCQVIVHTDSQYVQKGISEWIHGWKKKGWVTAAKTPVKNADLWKRLDALVAQHEVEWRWVKGHAGHPENERADALANRGVESLTA from the coding sequence ATGACAATCGATACGATCGACATCTATACCGACGGCGCCTGCAAGGGCAACCCCGGCCCCGGCGGCTGGGGCGCATTGATGCGCTACGGCGACAAGGAAAAGGAGCTGTTCGGCGGCGAGCCGAACACGACCAACAACCGCATGGAACTGATGGGCGTGATCGCCGCGCTCGAAGCGCTGAAGCGGCCGTGCCAGGTGATCGTGCACACCGACTCGCAATACGTGCAGAAAGGCATCAGCGAGTGGATCCACGGCTGGAAGAAAAAAGGCTGGGTCACCGCGGCGAAGACGCCCGTGAAGAACGCCGACCTGTGGAAGCGGCTCGACGCGCTCGTCGCGCAGCACGAGGTCGAGTGGCGCTGGGTCAAGGGCCACGCGGGCCATCCCGAAAACGAGCGCGCGGATGCGCTCGCGAATCGCGGCGTCGAATCGCTCACGGCCTGA
- a CDS encoding class I SAM-dependent methyltransferase produces MSDRQIIDWPAWTDSPPGRYVLGWEQAQLDRIVSDVFGFHALQLGLPQLDALRENRMPYRGLVLDPASGASAPYQYPWAREAHSPEHAPADRSTTWCDLLDLPFESQSVDLIVMPHTLEFTSDPHRLLREAERVLMPEGQLVITGFNSLSLWGMRQSFGRMANRPFVPATRDQIAFIRLKDWIKLLGFDLERGRFGCYRPPLVTDKWLARYGFMEAAGDRWWPIFGAVYMVTAVKRVRGMRLVGQIRMKKPVLAPGLTPAASPTTHQEHS; encoded by the coding sequence ATGTCTGACCGTCAAATTATAGACTGGCCCGCCTGGACCGACTCGCCTCCCGGCCGCTACGTGCTGGGCTGGGAGCAGGCGCAGCTCGACCGGATCGTGTCCGACGTCTTCGGGTTCCACGCGCTGCAGCTCGGCCTGCCGCAGCTCGACGCGCTGCGCGAGAACCGCATGCCGTATCGCGGCCTCGTGCTCGATCCGGCGAGCGGCGCGAGCGCGCCCTATCAGTATCCGTGGGCCCGCGAAGCCCATTCGCCCGAGCATGCACCCGCCGATCGCAGCACGACCTGGTGCGACCTGCTCGACCTGCCGTTCGAGTCGCAGAGTGTCGACCTGATCGTGATGCCGCACACGCTCGAATTCACGTCCGATCCGCACCGCCTGCTGCGCGAGGCCGAGCGCGTGCTGATGCCGGAAGGCCAGCTCGTGATCACCGGCTTCAATTCGCTCAGCCTGTGGGGCATGCGGCAATCGTTCGGGCGCATGGCGAACCGTCCGTTCGTGCCGGCCACGCGCGACCAGATCGCGTTCATCCGGCTCAAGGACTGGATCAAGCTGCTCGGCTTCGACCTCGAACGCGGCCGCTTCGGCTGCTACCGGCCGCCGCTCGTCACCGACAAGTGGCTGGCCCGCTACGGCTTCATGGAAGCCGCCGGCGACCGCTGGTGGCCGATCTTCGGCGCCGTCTACATGGTGACGGCCGTCAAGCGCGTGCGCGGCATGCGCCTCGTCGGCCAGATCCGGATGAAGAAACCCGTGCTCGCACCGGGCCTGACGCCGGCGGCCTCCCCGACCACCCATCAAGAACATTCATGA
- the gloB gene encoding hydroxyacylglutathione hydrolase produces the protein MNELEYVPVPAFDDNYIWLVSDGRDAIAVDPGEAAPVRRVLAERGWRLTAILLTHHHADHVGGVAALRDSQPDDAPLAVYGPAAEAIGVVTRPLAGGDRVTLDAPSVAFDVLDVPGHTRGHIAYFQAAGPRNAAPHVFCGDTLFSCGCGRLFEGTPAQMLASLDALAALPGDTRVHCAHEYTLSNIRFALACEPGNAALAAWRDEAQALRARGVPTLPTTIAHERAVNPFMRADSAAIHATLEAELHETVPDRLTAFTLMREWKNRFR, from the coding sequence ATGAACGAGCTGGAATACGTGCCGGTTCCGGCATTCGATGACAACTATATCTGGCTCGTCTCGGACGGCCGCGATGCGATCGCCGTCGATCCGGGTGAAGCCGCGCCGGTGCGCCGGGTTCTTGCCGAACGAGGCTGGCGGTTGACCGCTATTTTACTCACGCACCATCATGCCGACCACGTCGGCGGTGTCGCGGCACTGCGCGATAGCCAACCGGACGATGCTCCGCTCGCGGTTTACGGCCCTGCGGCCGAGGCGATCGGCGTGGTCACGCGGCCGCTGGCAGGCGGCGATCGCGTGACGCTCGACGCACCGTCCGTCGCATTCGACGTGCTCGACGTGCCCGGTCACACGCGCGGCCACATCGCCTATTTCCAGGCGGCCGGGCCGCGCAACGCGGCGCCGCACGTGTTCTGCGGCGACACGCTGTTCTCGTGCGGCTGCGGCCGCCTGTTCGAGGGCACGCCCGCGCAGATGCTCGCGTCGCTCGACGCGCTCGCCGCGCTGCCGGGCGACACGCGCGTGCATTGTGCCCACGAATACACGCTGTCCAATATTCGCTTCGCGCTCGCATGCGAGCCCGGCAATGCGGCGCTCGCTGCGTGGCGCGACGAAGCGCAGGCGCTGCGCGCGCGGGGTGTGCCGACGCTGCCCACTACGATTGCTCACGAGCGTGCCGTTAACCCGTTCATGCGGGCGGACAGCGCGGCGATTCATGCCACGCTCGAGGCCGAGTTGCATGAAACGGTGCCGGATCGTTTGACGGCGTTCACGCTGATGCGCGAATGGAAAAACCGGTTCCGATGA
- a CDS encoding transglycosylase SLT domain-containing protein: MRLILSAMVVLLLAACASQAPVANNAADSQATSNYLRKSATAKETVDVDKQSVGDLTSADSDLWGRIRRGFQMPDLQSDLVDMQTTWYTQRPDYVQRMTERSQKYLYHIVEELEARHMPTELALLPFIESAYNPQALSVAKAAGMWQFMPGTGRTYNLKRNMWQDERRDVLASTSAALDYLSRLHDMFGDWYLALAAYNWGEGNVQRAIARNQAAGLPTDYQNLRMPNETRNYVPKLQAVKNIIASPQQYGLTLPDIPNHPYFVTVTTSRDIDVAVAAKLANLSLDEFRSLNPSFSKPVILGATEPQILLPFDNASAFEKNLKAYNGQLSSWTTYTVSERARPAAIAEKIGVDADTLMSINKIPAGMRLKPGSTIVVPRGDDDDEDISADVAENGALAMEPDVPDTRKMLIRVRRKQSMAAIAGRYGVSVGQLKAWNRTHRDLVMPGQALVLHVPVGRSVPAEPGPERIATSAAGAHIERASLAVGGKSHGAKRGAAKPAAKSTKATKAAPAKATTHKGKKK, translated from the coding sequence ATGCGACTTATATTGAGTGCGATGGTGGTTCTGCTGCTCGCCGCTTGTGCGAGCCAGGCCCCTGTCGCCAACAACGCCGCCGATTCGCAGGCGACGTCCAACTACCTCCGTAAATCAGCCACCGCCAAAGAAACTGTCGACGTCGACAAGCAATCCGTCGGCGACCTGACCAGTGCAGACTCCGATCTCTGGGGGCGCATCCGCCGCGGTTTCCAGATGCCCGACCTGCAGAGCGACCTCGTCGACATGCAGACGACCTGGTACACGCAGCGGCCCGACTACGTGCAGCGCATGACCGAGCGCTCGCAGAAGTACCTGTATCACATCGTCGAGGAGCTCGAGGCGCGTCACATGCCGACCGAGCTCGCGCTGCTGCCGTTCATCGAGTCCGCGTACAACCCGCAGGCGCTGTCGGTCGCGAAGGCGGCCGGCATGTGGCAGTTCATGCCCGGCACGGGCCGTACCTACAACCTGAAGCGCAACATGTGGCAGGACGAGCGCCGCGACGTGCTCGCGTCGACGAGCGCCGCGCTCGACTACCTGTCGCGCCTGCATGACATGTTCGGCGACTGGTATCTCGCGCTGGCCGCGTACAACTGGGGCGAGGGCAACGTGCAGCGTGCGATCGCGCGCAACCAGGCGGCCGGCCTGCCGACCGACTATCAGAACCTGCGGATGCCGAACGAGACGCGCAACTACGTGCCGAAGCTGCAGGCGGTGAAGAACATCATCGCGAGCCCGCAGCAGTACGGGCTGACGCTGCCGGACATCCCGAACCACCCGTATTTCGTGACGGTCACGACGTCGCGCGATATCGACGTGGCGGTCGCCGCGAAGCTCGCGAACCTGTCGCTCGACGAATTCCGCTCGCTGAACCCGTCGTTCTCGAAGCCGGTGATCCTCGGCGCGACCGAGCCGCAGATCCTGCTGCCGTTCGACAACGCGTCGGCGTTCGAGAAGAACCTGAAAGCCTACAACGGCCAGCTTTCGTCGTGGACCACCTATACGGTCAGCGAACGTGCGCGACCGGCCGCGATCGCCGAGAAGATCGGCGTGGACGCCGATACGCTGATGTCGATCAACAAGATTCCGGCCGGCATGCGCCTGAAGCCGGGCTCGACGATCGTCGTGCCGCGCGGCGATGACGACGACGAGGACATCAGCGCCGACGTCGCCGAAAACGGCGCGCTCGCGATGGAACCCGATGTGCCTGACACGCGCAAGATGCTGATCCGCGTGCGCCGCAAGCAGTCGATGGCGGCGATCGCCGGCCGCTACGGCGTGTCGGTCGGCCAGCTCAAGGCGTGGAACCGCACGCACCGCGATCTCGTGATGCCGGGCCAGGCGCTCGTGCTGCACGTGCCGGTCGGCCGTTCGGTGCCGGCGGAGCCCGGTCCGGAACGGATCGCGACGTCGGCCGCCGGTGCGCACATCGAGCGCGCGAGCCTGGCGGTGGGCGGCAAGTCGCACGGCGCGAAGCGCGGCGCGGCGAAGCCGGCGGCCAAATCGACGAAAGCGACGAAAGCGGCGCCGGCCAAGGCCACAACGCACAAGGGCAAGAAGAAATAA
- a CDS encoding MFS transporter, with the protein MSSVQVRVLALFSVGYFVSYVFRGVNLGFAPFVTHELGLSAADLGLLTSLYFLGFAGAQIPAGVMLDHFGPRRVTAGMLLFAAAGAAVFGAAHSLGTMMVGRLLIGVGVSVCLGAAFKALAQHFPVGRLPLVNGLVMAVGGLGGVMVGSPLTWLLGWTSWRAICFGLAVLTVAVAASIGLGAPEAKQVRHQGGLVSQFKGTWHILGSRAFWKISSFSVVTQGVFYAMQSLWVGPYLRDVAGFDAPHAARLVSVLGFAMMAGCVGFGAAARVLERRGVSVYAFCGIGMALFVATQAAIVARVPLPPAVLWAAYGMFGGVGILTYAVMAGHFPAHLIGRANTTLTLVIFLLIFAFQIGVGAVLSHWPAVDGRYPAAAHFTAWGVLLALQLASAVWYVWPARGAGQVH; encoded by the coding sequence ATGTCGTCGGTGCAGGTGAGGGTGCTCGCGCTGTTTTCGGTCGGGTATTTCGTGTCGTATGTGTTTCGCGGCGTCAATCTGGGCTTCGCGCCGTTCGTCACGCACGAGCTCGGGTTGTCGGCCGCCGATCTCGGCCTGCTCACCAGTCTCTATTTCCTCGGCTTCGCGGGCGCGCAGATCCCGGCCGGCGTGATGCTCGATCACTTCGGCCCGCGCCGCGTGACGGCCGGCATGCTGCTGTTCGCGGCTGCCGGTGCGGCCGTGTTCGGCGCCGCGCACAGCCTCGGCACGATGATGGTCGGCCGGCTGCTGATCGGCGTCGGCGTATCGGTGTGTCTCGGCGCGGCGTTCAAGGCGCTCGCGCAGCATTTCCCGGTCGGCCGGCTGCCGCTCGTGAACGGTCTCGTGATGGCCGTGGGCGGCCTCGGCGGCGTGATGGTCGGCTCGCCGCTGACCTGGCTGCTCGGCTGGACGAGCTGGCGCGCGATCTGTTTCGGCCTCGCGGTGCTGACGGTGGCCGTCGCGGCGTCGATCGGCCTGGGCGCGCCGGAGGCGAAGCAGGTGCGTCACCAGGGCGGGCTCGTCAGCCAGTTCAAGGGCACGTGGCATATCCTGGGCAGCCGTGCGTTCTGGAAGATCTCGTCGTTCTCCGTTGTCACGCAGGGGGTGTTCTACGCGATGCAGTCGCTGTGGGTCGGGCCGTACCTGCGCGACGTCGCGGGGTTCGATGCGCCGCATGCGGCGCGCCTCGTGTCGGTGCTCGGCTTCGCGATGATGGCCGGCTGCGTCGGCTTCGGCGCCGCGGCGCGCGTGCTCGAGCGGCGCGGCGTGTCCGTGTACGCGTTCTGCGGCATCGGCATGGCGTTGTTCGTCGCGACGCAGGCCGCGATCGTGGCGCGCGTGCCGTTGCCGCCGGCCGTTCTGTGGGCCGCATACGGGATGTTCGGCGGCGTCGGCATCCTGACCTACGCGGTGATGGCCGGACATTTTCCCGCGCATCTGATCGGCCGCGCGAACACGACGCTCACGCTCGTGATCTTCCTGCTGATCTTTGCGTTCCAGATCGGTGTCGGCGCGGTGCTGTCGCACTGGCCCGCGGTCGATGGCCGTTATCCGGCCGCCGCGCACTTCACCGCATGGGGCGTGTTGTTGGCTCTGCAGCTCGCGAGCGCGGTCTGGTACGTATGGCCCGCGCGCGGCGCTGGCCAAGTGCACTGA
- the carA gene encoding glutamine-hydrolyzing carbamoyl-phosphate synthase small subunit, with the protein MLPSFTPALLALADGTVFRGYSIGAEGHTIGEVVFNTAITGYQEILTDPSYSRQIVTLTYPHIGNVGVNAEDVEATKVHAAGLIIRDLPTLASNFRMDRTLGDYLRDEGVVAIAGIDTRKLTRILRDKGAQNGCILTGSDDEAKAIELARSFPGLAGMDLAKVVSTTKPFEWKQTEWRLEGGYGMQEAPKYRVVAYDFGVKYNILRMLAERGCHVTVLPAEASAEDALALNPDGIFLSNGPGDPEPCDYAIAATKQFIERGVPTFGICLGHQIMGLAVGAKTLKMKTGHHGANHPVKDLGDGRVVITSQNHGFAVDADSLPANARVTHVSLFDGTLQGFELTDKPAFCFQGHPEASPGPHDIGYLFDRFTALMDAAKQRNA; encoded by the coding sequence GTGTTGCCGTCTTTTACTCCCGCCTTGCTTGCACTCGCCGACGGCACGGTCTTTCGTGGTTATTCGATCGGGGCCGAAGGCCACACGATCGGCGAAGTCGTGTTCAATACCGCGATCACCGGCTATCAGGAAATCCTGACTGACCCGAGCTACTCGCGCCAGATCGTCACGCTTACCTATCCGCATATCGGCAACGTCGGCGTGAACGCCGAAGACGTCGAAGCCACGAAAGTCCATGCCGCCGGCCTGATCATCCGTGATCTGCCCACGCTCGCATCGAACTTCCGCATGGACCGCACGCTCGGCGACTACCTGCGCGACGAAGGCGTCGTCGCGATCGCCGGCATCGACACCCGCAAGCTGACCCGCATCCTGCGCGACAAGGGCGCGCAGAACGGCTGCATCCTGACGGGCTCGGACGACGAAGCGAAGGCGATCGAACTCGCGCGCTCGTTCCCGGGTCTCGCGGGCATGGATCTCGCGAAGGTCGTGTCGACCACGAAGCCGTTCGAGTGGAAGCAGACCGAATGGCGCCTCGAAGGCGGCTACGGCATGCAGGAAGCGCCGAAGTACCGTGTCGTCGCGTACGATTTCGGCGTCAAGTACAACATCCTGCGCATGCTCGCGGAACGCGGCTGCCACGTGACGGTGCTGCCGGCCGAGGCGAGCGCGGAAGATGCGCTCGCGCTGAATCCGGACGGCATCTTCCTGTCGAACGGCCCCGGCGATCCTGAACCGTGCGACTACGCGATCGCGGCCACGAAGCAATTCATCGAGCGCGGCGTGCCGACCTTCGGCATCTGCCTGGGTCACCAGATCATGGGCCTCGCGGTCGGCGCGAAGACGCTGAAGATGAAGACGGGCCACCACGGCGCGAACCACCCGGTGAAGGATCTCGGCGACGGCCGCGTGGTGATCACGTCGCAGAACCACGGCTTCGCGGTCGATGCGGATTCGCTGCCGGCCAACGCGCGCGTGACGCACGTGTCGCTGTTCGACGGCACGCTGCAGGGCTTCGAGCTGACCGACAAGCCGGCATTCTGCTTCCAGGGCCACCCGGAAGCATCGCCCGGCCCGCACGACATCGGCTATCTGTTCGACCGCTTCACCGCGCTGATGGACGCGGCGAAGCAGCGCAACGCTTAA
- the leuE gene encoding leucine efflux protein LeuE: MFGHALGITDIWTYVFGVIFIILLPGPNSMYVLSLAAQRGVKAGYRAACGVFVGDTVLMVLSAAGVASLLKANPLLFSVVKYGGAAYLLYIGTGMLRSAWQKLRARTDAPADAPPAVDGERPFRKALIVSLLNPKAILFFISFFIQFVDPAFPHPALSFVVLGAIAQCASFLYLSTLIFAGARLAEHFRRRRKLAAGAASSVGGLFIGFSVKLALATMS; this comes from the coding sequence ATGTTCGGCCACGCACTCGGCATCACGGATATCTGGACCTACGTGTTCGGCGTGATCTTCATCATCCTGCTGCCGGGGCCGAACTCGATGTACGTGCTGTCGCTCGCGGCGCAGCGCGGCGTGAAGGCCGGCTATCGCGCGGCGTGCGGCGTGTTCGTCGGCGACACGGTGCTGATGGTGCTGTCCGCCGCCGGCGTCGCGTCGCTGCTGAAGGCGAACCCGCTGCTGTTCTCCGTCGTCAAGTACGGCGGCGCCGCGTATCTGCTCTACATCGGCACCGGCATGCTGCGCAGCGCGTGGCAGAAGCTGCGCGCGCGCACCGATGCGCCGGCCGATGCACCGCCCGCGGTCGACGGCGAGCGTCCGTTCCGCAAGGCGCTGATCGTGAGCCTGCTGAATCCGAAGGCGATCCTGTTCTTCATCTCGTTCTTCATCCAGTTCGTCGACCCGGCATTCCCGCATCCCGCGCTGTCGTTCGTCGTGCTCGGGGCGATCGCGCAATGCGCGAGCTTCCTGTACCTGAGCACGCTGATCTTCGCGGGTGCGCGGCTCGCCGAGCACTTCCGCCGCCGCCGCAAGCTTGCAGCAGGCGCGGCGAGCAGCGTGGGCGGCCTGTTCATCGGTTTCTCGGTGAAGCTCGCGCTCGCCACGATGAGCTGA